Genomic DNA from Phaeobacter porticola:
GCGTTCATAATCCCCAGAAGGAATGTCGCGAATTCATCTGCATTGGCAATCGTGGGATCGGGAAATGCCAAGCCATCGATTACCTTTCCATGTACGAATTCGGCTGAGTGTTTCGTATAAGCGTGGCCATGTGCAATGGCTGCTGAATACTCGGTATTATTGGTAGCTGTGCAGGCAGCGTGAGCAAAGGCAGGCAGGGAAACCAACAGCACGAGGACCGCAGCTAATCTTTTAAGAAGTGTCATGTCTAAATTCCTTGTTCGCCAGAGATTTGAAGGATGTCGCCATGCGGCGAAGTGTTTTTGCCGGGGCCTAAAAAGGTCCCGCAACAAGTCGTTATTGGCGGTGGACTGTGAACGTGCCGTCCGACTGATAGTCCACGTTGCAGGTAGAGTAGCCGTTCGTAAAATCGCAGAGCGCAGCACCCGTGGCCGAAAACGAAATGGATGATCCGACGGGATGATCGCCTGTCTTCACGTAGAATTTCGGTTTTGGCGCGCAGAATATGTGATTGACCGGTAACGGGGTGACGTAGCTGGACAAAACGACCTGCGTGTTTTTTATCTTTATCCCATTGCCGCAGTAGAGCTTCAAACCACCAGTGGGTGTGTAGCTTGGTATCTCGATACCAAAGCTCCCTTCAGAGATGCCTGATGTGTAGGTCGGCTTTGACAAGCCAAGAGAGCCGACCGTCAACTGAGTATTATTTGGCACCTGCTTAGTCTGGTCCTGTGGCGTCAGAGCAATTGGCCAACTGGCAACAACAGATGTTTGCGAAGCGCTTGCAAACGGTTGTGGCTTCACAAGCATCGCAAATTTGGCTTGATTGCTAAATGCTGCCACATGAGGTTGTCGGGCAAACTGGAACTGAAGCGTGGACCCAGATGATTTGTAGGGGAGGACTGCTCCCGTAGCTAAGCTGGCCGATGACGACTGAAGTACACTTCCTGAACTCTTGTAATCTGCAGGGTGCTGAAATGCATAGAACTGCATTTTATTCTGAGACAGGTTCCTGATTACTATGGTCAGCGTATGCGGCATGAGAGCAGTCCATTCTGCGGCGCAGCCTGAGCTGCTCCGAAGTTCTACTAAGCAGAGAGGTAGACTGACCTAGGTTCGGCTGGTGATGTTCCAATCCCCGTTAGCTGCCAGCTCCACGTCAATCACAGTGTAGCCCCCGGTGAAGTCACACAGCGCGGATGTTTTTGACGCGGCGGTGAAATCCATCACGGTGCCAGGTGTGTAGGTGCCGGTTGCAACATAGTATTTCAGGATCGGCTCACAATCAGTGTGGGACTGCGGATTTGCCTGAACAAAGTTTGACAAAACGATCCCGCCATTCGCCGACACCGCAGAGCCGACGTTGTAGAAGGGCGGCGAAGAGAAGCTGGGTGTGTTGATGCGGAACGCGCCAGCCTGTACGCCGGTCTCGTTTGTCGGAGTGGACAGGCCAAGTGCCGGGCTGACAGTGGCGGTTGTGGAGTCATTGGCGCTGCCACCGCCGGCAGGCGCGAGGTCGATCGGACGGCTCGCAGACGAATAGCCCGAGGATTGGCCAACAGTGGGTGCCGAATGAGCCTCTTGAATGCCAGCGTAATACTGGAGATCAACCTGAAAAGTCAGAATTGAGCCAGCCGTGCCATAGTTCGCTAAGTTCTCTGCAAAAAGGCTGTTCGAATAAACTTTCGCACCACCGGTATAGGTTGCAGGTTCCTGGAAAAAGAAAAAGCCTTGGGTCGCAGGCTCCAAGTTTTTTACGTTGATTGTCAAAAGGGTAGACATGAGAAATTCCTTGCTTTGATGAGTGGCAGCAGGCCCTGACTTTGCAAGCCTTGCCCAATCATCATCGGGTCGCTGAGGCCAGATGTCCTGAAACTGGTGCTGAAATTTTCTGAAATTTCCAGAAGGTCATGTCTAGGTTTTGATCAGCTTCACCCACATGGGCCATCTCTGAAAAGTATAATGCGGATGATTTGGTGGAGATCACCACCTGTCCGCAGGCCCGGCCATAATCAGCGGACTAGGATCAAAACGCGGTGCCTGCTGACGTGCTCCCCTGAAAAGTCTGCAGTTTGAAGTTAGCCTGTTCTCCAAACGAGGAGACAGACGATGCGGAAGAGCCGATTCAGCGAAGAACAGATCATTGGCATCCTTAAGGAGCACCAAACGGGACGGGTCCAATGACCCTTCATGGGAGTGCAGCGATGGAGATGGCTCGCTCACTTGTTACGGCGAGCGTGCCGTTTTGGGTCGCGGCGATTTACCCGCCAACGATACCGGAAATTAGTGGGCAATCATTCCGGCTGCGATTTCTGTCCCACTCAACTCTGCGAGAAAGTAGGTTGGCCAGTTGGTGACTTCTGTCAGCAACTCAGCACGGTCATCGCCCCAATAAAGGTGATAGTGATCAACTTTGGTTGGTATGATTTCATGGTCGCTGAACTGAATGAACTGGGGCGCGGTGGCATCGCCTCCAGACTTTTCAAAGATGAAGCGCACACCCTGGTTTCCAGAGGCATAGGTTAGAATTTCATATCCGTCGTTCGCATACTGACCTTGAACGGGCTGGCCGTTTCGAAAGAATGTCACGCGGGAACCGTCGATTAATATGCGCTCCACATCGGTTTTGTAGCCCGCCTCATAATACGCACGGTATTCTTTGGCGGTCTTCTTCCCGTTGTTCGCTTTATGCTCCATGACGGCGTCCAAAGTGCCGTCTTGCAAAAGCGGGTAGGCAGATTGCCAGTCTCCGGCCCAGTCAGACAGGTTACGGGTTTGAATGTCTGCGTCGTCCACGAGGACGGGCGCGCTCGCCTGATGGCTATGGCTATGGCTATGGTTGTGGGTCGTGGCCGAATTCGACGTTGTTTGCGCTATGGTCTGCGTTGAAATTGCGACCAACGCAGCAATTGCGATGATGTCAGATCGGTTGAGGATTGCGTGTAGCATAAATTGTCTCCAGCGGTCTCTGAATTTTTTATATGTTATGTTACAACATAACATTTAGGTATTAGACTGATCACGTATGTTTGGCAAGGCGTGCCGGTGCCTTCCCGACGAGTTTAAATTTGATCACTTACAGTCAGCTGAACGCAGCCCGCTGGATGTGAAAAATCAATGTCTACAAAGATCCGTGTTGTGGGTCTCCATGACCTTGCAGGGCAGCACAGTGGAGCGGTTGCTGTGCAGGTTTTAAGCAATCAATTTGGTGAGCCTAAACCACTGTTTATGTGCGCCAAACATGATCGCTATACTGAGCGTCGGGCGCCGAATGTGGGCACGCGTTGCTTTATGAGCCTCGTGGGGGCTCTCTCCGCAGGTCGATCAATTTAGCTGTGTACTCAGCATAATCCTGACAATCGCTCGACCATTCTCTCGCGGTTTCGGGATGCAACGCCATCGTGTCGAACACATCTGCGCGCATTGACCCGTCCACATTGTGGATCTGTCCGGTATTTGTGTCGCCCCGTAGTCTATATTTGGGCCAGTTTCCATCGGAGAGTGACGGGGTTTTCCATCCGGGTATGAGCCGCGACATCGTCGGCCATAGACATCTTTGATGTGGTCGAAGCCTGCGAGCTCTCGTGTCCTATTGGCCTTAATACCCTGTGTGCTTGTCGAGGAGTCATGCTGGACAAGAAAGACTGTCCACAATTGTCATGCTGCGCGCAAGCGGCTGAGATCGCGTCGTCTCAGAGACTGCCGGGCCAGGTTCCCGTAGGTGCTGCGTACGCGGGCGCGACCGAGTTCGCCCGTCAGGCCATGCGCTGTTGCCAGCTCGGGAAACAGCGTCAGTAGTTCAAGCATATCGTTGATCGACAATCCACGGATCGCCTCAGGTCCTGGCCAGAAGGTTTCGGTGGCGATGCCTTCGGCAAAGATCACCTCGTGCTGTTCAGTCATCAAATGCACATATGTGACAGGCGTTGTTGTGGTCACCTGCTGGACAAAGCTTTGATCCACCTCGGCTAATAGTCTGGAGGACACAAAGCTCTCTTCAAATGGCCGCTCGGGCATCAATCCGCGATCGTTCACAATCAGACGATGCTGCGGGGACAGCAACATGGGACGTTCCGGGGACAACAGACCTCCGGGGCGCAGGCAATAGGGGCGCAGCTGGGGGCGCTTTTCCAGATCCGCTACGCTCAGGGAACGCTTGCCTACCCATATCACTGGTTGAAACCCGTTGTCCGCGGTTTGAAGCAGATCCCCGACCCGAATCTGACCGGCTGGGACAGCGCCCCGGCGCGTGGCCAAGAGGACATCTGGGGTGAAACACGGGATACCCGCCGCATAAAGCTGATCATGAGTGGCCATCTGTGCGGGGGTGACCCCCTGAAGAACCAGTTGTTCACCTCCGGGGAAGGTCAACAATGCATTGCCAGAGCCATCATCAGTCACCGTGACATCACTGGTCCGCACTGCGCCATCGACACCGCTGCCGCCGACCAGATCTGAGACATCCAGCTGGTCATTGTAGAACCCGTTGCTATCATCATCCATGAGATCAAAATCAGCGACGGTATCGGTGCCCCCGGCATCAGATAGGATCAGTTGATCATCCCCGGCGCCACCAGTGATGGAATCGTCCCCCGCACCAAAGCTGATCGTATCGTCGCCAGCGCCCGCATCTATATCAACCCCGGCATTGTCAGCCGAAGCATCGACCACATCTGCCTGATCGGTCAGGGTCAGTCGTTCAATCTCACTGAAGGTGACGGTGTCTGCGCCATCGGTAATCTGGCCGGCCTCAAATCCGGTATATGTGACCGTGACGCTGCTGGTGACTGTCGACATGTCGATGTGGTCGGAATCATTTCCGGCCTCACCGCCCGATATAGTGTCGTTGCCAAAGCCATCCGACATCTGAAAGGTGTCGGCATCCGCTTCGCCATACATCTTGTCATCGCCGGCGCCGCCGACCAGAAGGTCGTCATCATTGCCGCCGTACATGGTATCGGCACCATCGCCACCTTCCAGCGTGTCGTTGCCGTCGGTGGCGACAATGCTGTCATCACCAGTGCCGCCGACAAGGCTGTCATCGCCCGCCGAGTTGCGCAGGGTGTCGTTGCCGGCCCCACCAATCAGCGTGTCATTGCCAAGCCCGGTGGTCAGACTGTCGTCGCCGTCGCCGCCGTCAATATAATCGTCACCATCGCCACCTGCAATGGTATCGGCCCCGAGGCCACCCATCAGGGTATCGTTGCCGACCCCGCCATCCATGACATCGTTGCCATCGCCCCCGTCCAGGCTGTCGTTGCCCGTTTCGCCGTACATCAGGTCGTTGTCGGCGCCACCCAGCAGCAGGTCATCGTCATTGCCGCCGTACATCGTGTCGTCGCCATCGCCGCCTTCCAGCGTGTCAAAGCCGTCTGTCGCCACAATACTGTCGTTGCCGACCCCGCCGACCATACTGTCATCGCCGGCAGAGTTGTTCAGCGTGTCATTGCCCTCACCGCCGAGAAGCGTGTCGTTGCCAATACCGGTTGAAAGCTGGTCGTCACCTTCGCCCCCTTCGATGTAGTCGTCGCCGTCACCGCCAGAGAGGGTATCACCACCGCTGCCACCCATCAGGGTATCGGCACCCACACCACCCTCTATGACGTCATCGCCGTCACCCCCGTCCAGGCTATCGTCGCCCTCTTCCCCTAGCAGCGAGTCGTTCCCGCCCTGACCGTAAACGACATCATTG
This window encodes:
- a CDS encoding metal-binding protein ZinT; the encoded protein is MLHAILNRSDIIAIAALVAISTQTIAQTTSNSATTHNHSHSHSHQASAPVLVDDADIQTRNLSDWAGDWQSAYPLLQDGTLDAVMEHKANNGKKTAKEYRAYYEAGYKTDVERILIDGSRVTFFRNGQPVQGQYANDGYEILTYASGNQGVRFIFEKSGGDATAPQFIQFSDHEIIPTKVDHYHLYWGDDRAELLTEVTNWPTYFLAELSGTEIAAGMIAH
- a CDS encoding Hint domain-containing protein, with translation MPRPSWLEDLLATLKGGKGKDKMGGTKGDDTMDAGEGDDTVAGEEGDDIISAGDGDDIVYGDMGDGFDQGVQASPLTLDINNMQSVSHDGAYGSAGNYAVFSNVATLEDGTSISGKLVLVEKSNANMSVTFGYDAGAEILLDGDQSGDQAKFRLEFFDPATGEAVFLDSTATFNDIDDNSYSGDAEAVIIDGNSFTSFGVSSDSSLTTDVNGNVVKATGSEFNDYTDQDSWFSASFEDRSSIEFTLQTRAGLAGFTLSGDVLDDPVTTIIEQGDDTVMGGEGNDVVYGQGGNDSLLGEEGDDSLDGGDGDDVIEGGVGADTLMGGSGGDTLSGGDGDDYIEGGEGDDQLSTGIGNDTLLGGEGNDTLNNSAGDDSMVGGVGNDSIVATDGFDTLEGGDGDDTMYGGNDDDLLLGGADNDLMYGETGNDSLDGGDGNDVMDGGVGNDTLMGGLGADTIAGGDGDDYIDGGDGDDSLTTGLGNDTLIGGAGNDTLRNSAGDDSLVGGTGDDSIVATDGNDTLEGGDGADTMYGGNDDDLLVGGAGDDKMYGEADADTFQMSDGFGNDTISGGEAGNDSDHIDMSTVTSSVTVTYTGFEAGQITDGADTVTFSEIERLTLTDQADVVDASADNAGVDIDAGAGDDTISFGAGDDSITGGAGDDQLILSDAGGTDTVADFDLMDDDSNGFYNDQLDVSDLVGGSGVDGAVRTSDVTVTDDGSGNALLTFPGGEQLVLQGVTPAQMATHDQLYAAGIPCFTPDVLLATRRGAVPAGQIRVGDLLQTADNGFQPVIWVGKRSLSVADLEKRPQLRPYCLRPGGLLSPERPMLLSPQHRLIVNDRGLMPERPFEESFVSSRLLAEVDQSFVQQVTTTTPVTYVHLMTEQHEVIFAEGIATETFWPGPEAIRGLSINDMLELLTLFPELATAHGLTGELGRARVRSTYGNLARQSLRRRDLSRLRAA